The genomic window GTCTGCGCGCTCTCGCAGGGGCTGAGCCTGCCGTCCTCGGCGAAGCAGGGCAGCAGGCGGGCGACCGCGTCCAGATCGAGCCCGATGTCCAGCAGCAGGCGGATCCGCCGCACCTGCTCGACCGCCGGCTCGGGAAAGTCGCGGTAGCCGTTGGTGCGGCGGGTGGAGGGGAGCAACTCCCGCTGGTCGTAGTGGCGCAGCGCCCGGGTGCTGATCCCGGTGCGCCGTGCCAGCTCGTTGATCAGCACCGCCGCCCCCGTCGCGTTTGACCTTGTCACCGGTGTCAAAGTTTAGCGTGAGGATCACCGCCCCCCAGGAAACGGATGTGATCCGCCATGGCCTTCGACGTGCACGCCCATGTCACCACCGACCTCCCCGCCCAGCTCGCCCGGGCCCGCCGGGCCGGGGTGACCCGCACCGTGCTGCTCTCCACCCACGTGCACCCCGAGGCGTCGGCCGATCTGACGGACCTGCGGGCCGAGTTCGCCCGGCTCGGCAGCGTCCTCGGGGGCGAGCGCTCCTCGTTCGACGGCTACCGCACGGCGACGGCCGAGCTGACCGCCGCGCTGGCCGCCCACCCCACCGAGCTGGCCGGTTTCGTCAACGTCCCGCTGGGCCTGACCGAACAGGCCACCGGTGCCTGGCTCGCCGACCACCTCGCCCTGCCCGGGATCGTCGGCATCGGCGAGCTCAGCCCCACCCCCGGGCAGGCGGAGGCGATCGAACCGGTGCTGGCGGTCAGCGCCGACCACGGTGGACTGCCCATCCTGGTCCACGGGTTCGCCCCGCACACCGCGGCCGACCTGCGGACCTACGCGACGATGGCGGCGCGCTTCCCGCAGGTGCCGGTGATCGTCGGCGCGCTCGGCGGCCTGAACTGGATGGACCTGGTCGACCTCGCGCTCGAACACCGCAACCTCTTCGTCGACCTGTCCAGCGCGCTCCAGGTGTTCGCCGTCCGGATGGCCGTCCAGGCGCTGCCCGCGCAGTGCCTCTTCGGCTCCAACACCCCGTACGGCGACGTGCTCGCCGCGCGCTGCACCGTGGAGGCGGCCGTCCCCGACCCCGGGCTGCTCGACCAGGTCCTCACCGGCAACCTCACCCGGCTGCTCGCCCGGTAGTCCGCCCACCAGTCCGCTCGGTAGTCCGCCCGCCGGTTCGCGGTTCGGCCCGCGAGCGGCGGCCCGCGGTGGCAGGATGGCCGGCATGACCTCGCACTTCGGTGACTACCAGAACGAGATCTACCTCAACGCCCTGGGCGGCGTCCTCCCCGAGTTCCCGATGGCCTTCGCGGAGTTGGCCGAACGGGCGCAGGCCGCGCTGCCACCGGGCATCTGGTCCTACGTGGCGGGCGGCGCGGGTGACGAGTTCACCCAGCGGGCCAACGTCAGCGCCTTCGAGCAGTGGGCGCTGGTCCCGCGGATGCTGGTCGGCGCGGCGCAGCGCGACCTGACGGTCGAACTGTTCGGGCGCACGCTGCCCTCGCCGCTCTTCCTGGCCCCGATCGGCGTGCTCGGGCTCTGCGCCCAGGACGGCCACGGCGACCTGGCCGCCGCCAGGGCCGCCGCCCGCACCGGCGTGCCGATGACCGCGAGCACCCTGAGCGTGGACCCGATGGAGCAGGTGGCGGCCGAACTCGGCGACACCCCCGGCTTCTTCCAGCTCTACACCCCCACCGACCGGGACCTCGCGGCGAGCCTGGTGCAGCGGGCGGAGGCGGCCGGATTCCAGGGCATCGTGGTCACCCTGGACACCTGGGTCACCGGCTGGCGCCCGCGCGACCTGCGCACCGGCAACTTCCCCCAGCTGCGCGGCCACTGCCTGGCCAACTACACCTCGGACCCGGTCTTCCGGGCCCGGCTGAAGGAGCCGCCGGAGCAGAACCCGGCAGCCGCCGTCCTGGAGTGGACCAACATCTTCGCCACCCCGCTGACCTGGGCCGACCTGCCCTGGCTGCGCTCGCTGACCACCCTGCCGCTGATCCTCAAGGGCATCCTGCACCCCGACGACGTCCGCCGCGCCAAGGACGCCGGAGCGGACGCCGTCTACTGCTCCAACCACGGCGGCCGCCAGGCCAACGGCGGCCTGCCCGCCCTCACCGCCCTCCCCGGCGTGGTCGCCGCGGCCGACGGCCTCCCGGTGCTCTTCGACTCCGGCGTGCGCAGCGGCGCCGACCTGGCCAAGGCCCTCGCCCTCGGCGCCACCGCC from Kitasatospora sp. NBC_01250 includes these protein-coding regions:
- a CDS encoding MerR family transcriptional regulator, with the translated sequence MTRSNATGAAVLINELARRTGISTRALRHYDQRELLPSTRRTNGYRDFPEPAVEQVRRIRLLLDIGLDLDAVARLLPCFAEDGRLSPCESAQTRLRAQIEAIDRSMATMRETRAMLVTALGQGR
- a CDS encoding amidohydrolase family protein, with translation MAFDVHAHVTTDLPAQLARARRAGVTRTVLLSTHVHPEASADLTDLRAEFARLGSVLGGERSSFDGYRTATAELTAALAAHPTELAGFVNVPLGLTEQATGAWLADHLALPGIVGIGELSPTPGQAEAIEPVLAVSADHGGLPILVHGFAPHTAADLRTYATMAARFPQVPVIVGALGGLNWMDLVDLALEHRNLFVDLSSALQVFAVRMAVQALPAQCLFGSNTPYGDVLAARCTVEAAVPDPGLLDQVLTGNLTRLLAR
- a CDS encoding alpha-hydroxy-acid oxidizing protein, with amino-acid sequence MTSHFGDYQNEIYLNALGGVLPEFPMAFAELAERAQAALPPGIWSYVAGGAGDEFTQRANVSAFEQWALVPRMLVGAAQRDLTVELFGRTLPSPLFLAPIGVLGLCAQDGHGDLAAARAAARTGVPMTASTLSVDPMEQVAAELGDTPGFFQLYTPTDRDLAASLVQRAEAAGFQGIVVTLDTWVTGWRPRDLRTGNFPQLRGHCLANYTSDPVFRARLKEPPEQNPAAAVLEWTNIFATPLTWADLPWLRSLTTLPLILKGILHPDDVRRAKDAGADAVYCSNHGGRQANGGLPALTALPGVVAAADGLPVLFDSGVRSGADLAKALALGATAVGIGRPYAYGLALGGTDGIVHVLRTLLAEADLIMAVDGYPTLADLRREGLVRLPGGV